Sequence from the Bombus pyrosoma isolate SC7728 linkage group LG3, ASM1482585v1, whole genome shotgun sequence genome:
ataaaggGCTAATTTCCACATATATCgagtttgttttataattgttaagTAACATTAGACGGcaatttataacgtaaatacATATGCGGTGTAGTATTGGTGTAACTAATAATATAGAAGCCTTATCATGTTGatgttattatttactatCAAATTATAACATGTTTCTTCTATAGTAtctaatcatttttttatgatCTGTACATCTTATACAGATAAACATTAATAtcagcttttttttttttttttttcagaaattaaacactgttaaattgaaaacaatGCCTTTAAAATGTCTTTAACGAAATTCCCTTTGTAACATTTGAATCTAAAGTTAAATAACagctattttattacattctatAGATATGATTCAATCCTTAATTTTATGTGCGTTAAGTTATATCGTTCTTGTTCCATGTGACCGTAGAAACAGGGTAGAAAATGTCAGAGCCAGAAGAAAGTCTGGCAGCGCCGGATAGCACTACGAGGGAACAGAAATTGGGTTTCTCTCATGGGGACGACGTTCTTCTTCAGCACaaagatggaaaatattatcttgGAACGGTTGTTGAGGtacatttgtataatatttctcaaacATAGCTGATTTTCTACACTTTCCAATAAAACATAGAGTTACATCATGTTTTGCTGTCGGAGTTTAACATAGTCAGGATTTCAAAATAGCTAGATGAGACTACAGATATTTAAGTCATAGTTGGAAGAAACTCTATTAAATACTGTCTATACAGGTGGATTTGGCAAGGGAGAAATGCCTTGTCAAATTTATGGACAACACCTCCGCGTGGTCCTCTGTTAAGGAGTTGACAAAGCTATCGATGCCAGATTCTGATGTTATGTGCGTTCTTTGTAAAAAATCTCAGCCCAAGACTGATAACGACATTATCGTTTGCGACAAATGTGGTCGTGGTTATCACCAACTTTGTCATCAGGtaataggaaaaaatatatatatatatatatatatttgaaagggAGATTGATAGTTTATATGTAATCGTGCcaaaacgttataagataGACTTTCAAAGTGTATGTACTTGCAGCctcaaatattgaaagaagaaactgcAGCCGAGGCGCATTGGATGTGTAAAAGATGTATAGATAGTCAACCGCGTGCGCGTGAAGTTGTAGAACCGAAAACTTCTATGGTAAAGGCAAGTATCAGAAAAGTTTGCAGTGGTAGGGACCAACCTCAGCCGCCACCAGATGATATGACAAAGTTGCCGTACGATGTAAGTATCCAAGACaatcttttgtaattttaatttgatatctataataatatctataataatagtaatagtaataggaaatctataataatagtaataactGTGCAATATTTAGTCCTTTacttatatttctaaatacattattttgttgaaaaatgtattagaaTACTGATAGAATCAATAGTTAATGTTTGTTACAGCCCAATATGTTAAATTGGGACGCGCATCATAGAGTAAATGCGgaacaaatttattgttattgcgGACTCAACGGCGAATGGTATACGCAAATGTTGCAATGTGCCCGTTGCAAGCAATGGTTTCATGAAAAATGTGTCAGTTGCTTAACTTATCCTTTATACAGTGGAGATAGGTAGGTGAAAATGATGAAATCTTGGTAAAACGGTTTCTTTCCTTATTCCTATGGTGGCTTTAATTATTGCTGTTATTTATAGGTTTTATGTGTTTGTTTGTTCAATGTGCAATTATGGCAAAGAATTCGTACGGCGACTGGAATTGAAATGGGTAGATCTGGTGCACCTGATGTTGTACAATTTAACTGTTTACAATGCTAAAAAGTATTATGATTTGGACACTGTTATTGTACCTTATGCCAATGATAACTGGAACACTTTGCAGCTTCCTCCACGGGTGAGatgttttatagaatttttcgaacGTTTGAGTTCAAGATGTTTTTACTTGGTTAAAAATGTGCACAAATTAGACACTTAAAAAATATGCGTATGTATTTGTTATTGTTAGATCAGGGATGTCAGTGCTCAAATACGCAGAGAATCTATACTAGCAATATTGACAAATAATAGGAACAGATTCAAATGTGgcagagaaataaagaaacgtaCTACGATATGGGGTCTTAGAGTTAGGTTACCACCACCGTGTCCAATTGTTAATCTTCCAGCAACTGGTGTAATAGATGATTCTGTGTTACGTAGATGCTGGGGTGCTAATAAAAGACTGCAATATCTTCCTCCGCCTACAGGGTTAGTTACCGCGATATTGttgtttaattgttattattttcttgtgtactttaattgttattattttcttccttttctctttttcttttcctcttttcttctttttaacgaCCTTGAAAGGAATATCGTTTTGTTGCAGACCGATATCATTACCAGAAAGTACAAAACAATTAACTGCATTAAAACAAAGTACAGCAGAAAACTTGGAAATTCCGGTAAATCCATCGGACGTGGTAATGCGTGGAACAATTTATCAGAACTCGGAAGCAGAACAAAGTTCATGTCCGAGTCCAAGCCCACCGAGTCAATCGACGCAGTCGCTGAGGGAAAGGTAGGAGGCCTGAATCAGAATTCACTGTATCGGCGAAACGTAACAACGTGTTTCCTAAAATACATTCGATTGTTGTTATCTGTTTGCTTGTTATAGGTATATTGGAGGTGGCTTTGTAAAGAAATCATTCCCGTTTCCCAAGCTTAGTTTGCAAAGAAGGAGACGTTTAATGGCATTAGGAAGTTCTCGTGAAAGAATGTTACGTAAACacaagaaaagagaaaagagcgaCGGTGTTTTAAGCAAAGCTCAGGGCGTTCGAGAAGCTAGATATAGGAAAGCAAGGAAATTATTGAAGAATGCTATAGCTAAggtaatagataataaaaagcaGCAGCAGCACCAGGTATAATTACTATGGGGCACCGTCCATACGGATTATAAAATCGGGGCTCGATCCAATTGCTCGTTATATATTGCAGAGTAAATCCCGTAACTCGGAAACATCTGATCTACCACCGACACCTCCAACTTCAGTTTCTGGCCCACCTACACCGCCAGCCACAACTTCGGGTATATCTGAACTATCTGTGCCTAGTTCTGTGGAATTGATGCATCCTTTACCACCATCTACGCCTGCGGATACAAGTGGGGATGAAACCAGTTCAAGAGGAACCTTGGACTCCTTCATTCCACCACCCAAAGACTTTGAAGGCAAGAATAATCCTTTTAGAAATCTCAGTGATTTATTGGGTACACCTGGCAATCATCTCACTCAAACAAATTCAAGTACCCCGTCACCGTACAATCAATGTCCAATTACATTACCTCTACCGCTTACTCCTGTTATATCTCAACCGCCGGTAGTGCGGCCAGCTAAAAGACAATTATCGGAAAAAGACATTATTATAGACAGAAACGGGCAAGTTAAACGTAGACGTCAACATCGGAGAGGACGTCCATCGCAACAGCAGATACAACAGCAGTATCAGCATACTGCCAGTAAAACGGCAACCATCTTACCGGCacgtaataacgaaattaaaagtgAATTTGCAAGGAATTTAAGAAGTTCGTTTAACGGTGCCTCGAGCAGTGCTAGTAGTCAAATTGGAAATTGTGTCGATTATGCCTTAAACGGGAGGAGACTAAGACAACGTCAAAACAATGACAAATTACCGCCTCCAGATCCACAACCACAAAAGAAAGGTAGCGTACCTTCATCCCCAAAGTGTTCGCCTGTTAAACAAAGTGCGCCCGACATATCTCTGGATGATCTAAAATCATCGGTGAACATATATTTTGGAGCAGCAAATAGAATCGCTGCTGGTGAAAAGTTTGTCATCAGAGCAAAGAGGATAGGACCAAACGGTCAGACTCAATACCTAATCGAGTGGGAGGGACTTAATACTTAACAATAAATCATTTCtttatgattataaaaatgcattgcaatcgtataaaatttccGTTAACGAATCGAGCAAGAGCGATGTTACATGGTTGCTCGATCAGTTTGAAATCTCGACGCGTAAAAGAGATGATTAGTGACAAATTGATGCAAGTCACATGCACTGCCATTCGTTACATATGTTTATGtaataagtatatattaattgGTGTACGATGTGTGACTGTTCttgcaaatgtaaattttatttcattcgatgtAGAAACTGCGAGTCTTACGAAGAGGAGCAAAcaatagtaaatataaattcattgcTGGACAATGAATTTGCTTTGCCATTTGTATTTAAAGTGAAAGGCCGATCTGTcgatttgtttcgtttcatatACCGGAAAACATGAATGTTCTCCTTTTTGTTGAATTCAAATTCTACATTCAAAATGTACCGTCCATGATTACCTTCGAtgcataaaattcaattaacgtTTCTacatctattttaatataaagtgAGGTAATAGGTGGAGCACGCGTGAGGGAAACATTTACAAGAACAATCAGATACATTGCTTTATgaattgtatatattgtagCATAGTAGTTTGACAGGAAAAGATGGAAGAATGTAAAGCAAATgtaaaaggagaaaggaatCATTTGCGTTCATTAGAAATTGGCCAATCGCTCGTTTTTATAAGTTGCGGAGCGTGCACCATGATCCcgacgagaaaaaaaaaaaagatgcgAATTGAAAAACTGACAGTTGTTCCTCTCACTTGAGCTAACATACTAGCGACCGTTAGCAGTTAGCGTGTTTAAagagtaaatgaaaaatatggagtaaaaagaaaagtaggTATCCTGCAAAggttatttttcaatacaatCGTAGAGATAGACATCGGCTTCTGTAACTTGATCTTCTTGAACTGTTATCATTGCCCACCATTTACTCATACGACAATACGACTAAAATCAAAATCACAACACGCGATCATACTGCCACAAAAAAACACATATGCATCTGCCACACTGCAGTTTGTCTTCTGCGTATAACTACGTATAACTATGCGTTCGACTTGTTGTagtatttgataattatatagtGGCTAACATAACGGCGCAATTGCTCGTTGTACGAATTATCGTGAGCaacttttattctttatgTACGGTTCAAGATGATGAAGATGCAGTTCTAGCATTGCTCATTATTATACAAGACTAGGGGGAAAGAACTTGGCTATTTCATAATAACGTACAATTTATAAGGAGTCGTCGCATAGCCGAGTACGTAAGTGGTTGGCCAAAGTTATCTATGCGATAGATAACGTTGTAAATTTTCTCCATGCGTTTTTCCGGGTTAGAGAAATCAATCTGAAGACTCGAGACGTAGCGAATCTTTATAAAAGTGTTGTTGTTACagaaaaaagttaaaagaaagaaaaaaatgtaggGCATGTGAAAGTATTCGTTCGCATGTAATAGAGACACGCGTAGGCAACATTTTTCCACCAttgatgaagaagaagaagaagaagaagaagaagaagaagaagaaagtttttGAAGTTTCGTAAGgtgaatttaaaagaaaacgcTGATACAACCTGGATTGATACAATTAACGGTGAATATTCGTACAAAATCGTTTGTATCAGGATTTTTTGTCTCATTCGTGTTCCGATCGATAAACAGAGGATCTGTGGTCAGAGAACTTACTGATCAGTAGCATACACGCATACCTATAAAGGAGGATTAAAACGTCGAACTAATTTCCAATTAAGTTCTTGTATCGAAAGAgcttactaaaaaaaaaaaaagaaaaaaaaagaaagaaaaaagatcggAGAAATATTGCATTTCttatacgattatttttagttatacaaaattcgagtctatttttagtttttaatttgtccCGACCGATTACGACGTTAGGAAGTAACAACGAAAAACCTTACTAAAGTCGTTCGGTAATCAGTCTTTCTTCAGACACTAAAGAGGAATCAAGAGAAAAAGATCATGTTTCACTATACCTAATCAAGCGAATGTACGTTTGTTCGTTCGATgaatttcgatgaatttcgatgaatttcgatgaatttcgatgaattttgcTTAAAGTAAgaatcgtataaattttccCTGAACATCTGGATACGAAAAAATCGCGAGTCAGTCGTGTTTAAACAGATTTACCTAAGATAGGTATTTTTAAgtgctatttatttaatctacTGTACGTAACGATCATCTTTCTTTGCATTGTAATTCCTTTAGAGAGGTTTTGTAAAGTCGCGACCGATTATCGTTTGTACGAATCTCGGCAAAGCTCATGAGTTTTAGCATTGGCAATCTTGAATCAAGTCAAGGTATATACGATTTTCTGCCAATTACATACACATTACATACACATTCgttttttatacgtttctatATTGCtttatcttctcttctttacttttctttttcggcTTTCTTGTATcggttctttttttcctcaaagagagacagagggaggaagggagggagggagggagagagagagagagagagagagagagagagagagagagagagagttagttcatatttttattgtctTCTTCGTGCGTTAGAAAAAATATGTGTTCAAGTGTGTTCAGACTGTAATCGTAATCGTATTATACACGCTACAAGATACAATTTTCGtaacaattttgtataaagtATACTCAAATAGCACGGATATCTTATTTCTAATTGTACAACCTTGCGCGAAACGTTATACTCTCTAAAGGAAGcgtatatataagtatatgttGGACGAAGACACTGCCAAACATCTCtaagttataatttaataaacaacgTTAGACAATATTGCGCTATGATACGTCAACTTcttaattaaacgaacgttGTTGCGTTTATAGTTTCTTTTGTTCtcccgtttttttttcttcttctttttctttctttcttcgctttttttttccttcttctttttttcttcttttccaagTTCACCGTCATGCTCGAGCAACCAGACACGAGCTGAACCTAAATACAACTTGAGCTGTTCTCGTGCACACGTAAAGCTGTTTATCTCTTTTCTCCCCCCTTTTTCTTGCTTAGGCTAttaaagagagaagaagacgCAAGTTATTATGTATACTCGTGGATTTTTCACACGAATGATCCAACTCGtgatcaaaatttcattttctctgttCGATCAGCGTCATCGAAGTAGATTACTCACGATCACTCACGAGAAAACGATTTAGGATGGAAGCTTGCATCGGTGAACAAACGAATGTTAATcaaattgattaatttgttGCGGCCGTTGCgttattacgttgtatcgttgGACAATTTCTTCCTTTGCTATTTCTCATTTTGTTACGTTTGCGCGATCTATCTTGTAAGTTTTACGGAAGCGACAGTTTTTCGTACCAGTGTGATCCGCTACGATCCGCTACGATCCGCTACGATCCGCTACGATCCGCTACGTTAAAATCACCTTAAGTGTGCCAATACGAGATCGAATCGACGAATGCGAAGaggataattttaaaaaggatCGATCGTCGAAAGCGGTGTCATCGTTTGAACTGCTCGTGTAAGATCGAAGGTATAATTCTCCGATATCCACTGCGAAGTTTGAAAGAAAGCTCTATAGCGTCGCCgaacaaaacaaattttcacacATAATCTTTCACACTTTGACCTTTTATTAGGAAAAATTTGAGTTGAAAATGAACAAGAGGGGTTTCAGCATAAGAATTTAAAGTTGGTGtcgaattttttccaatttgaaaattagacTAAAATTCGCTCTCGTTTCACGCATACGTCTATTTGATCGGAGCGGTGCGGCACAGGACGAGCGAGCGGTTAGAAGGCGACAGAAAGGAAACGTCAGAGAACTGCGATCAAAGTGCATTTACGTAGAAACAACAATCATCATCTCCTGTAGAAAAAGCAAGCGTTAGCCGCTTCAAGATGAATGGAAGAATCAAGGGAAGAAGATGGAGCTATCCTGCCGCGGAGCTCCTCTACACGCGAcacaacaaagaaaaagactATCGAAAGTTGGACTTGGCGTTTCCATGGTGAAGCAACAAGCAACGGAACGAAGATGTACTGCCAGTATCGATGTAAATATATTCCTTGCTATCCCCTTTCTGATACAACAATTGTCCCACCACCCCCcgttttttaatacaaatgcGCGAGGAATACTCAT
This genomic interval carries:
- the LOC122565570 gene encoding polycomb protein Pcl isoform X2, whose translation is MSEPEESLAAPDSTTREQKLGFSHGDDVLLQHKDGKYYLGTVVEVDLAREKCLVKFMDNTSAWSSVKELTKLSMPDSDVMCVLCKKSQPKTDNDIIVCDKCGRGYHQLCHQPQILKEETAAEAHWMCKRCIDSQPRAREVVEPKTSMVKASIRKVCSGRDQPQPPPDDMTKLPYDPNMLNWDAHHRVNAEQIYCYCGLNGEWYTQMLQCARCKQWFHEKCVSCLTYPLYSGDRFYVFVCSMCNYGKEFVRRLELKWVDLVHLMLYNLTVYNAKKYYDLDTVIVPYANDNWNTLQLPPRIRDVSAQIRRESILAILTNNRNRFKCGREIKKRTTIWGLRVRLPPPCPIVNLPATGVIDDSVLRRCWGANKRLQYLPPPTGPISLPESTKQLTALKQSTAENLEIPVNPSDVVMRGTIYQNSEAEQSSCPSPSPPSQSTQSLRERYIGGGFVKKSFPFPKLSLQRRRRLMALGSSRERMLRKHKKREKSDGVLSKAQGVREARYRKARKLLKNAIAKSKSRNSETSDLPPTPPTSVSGPPTPPATTSGISELSVPSSVELMHPLPPSTPADTSGDETSSRGTLDSFIPPPKDFEDRNGQVKRRRQHRRGRPSQQQIQQQYQHTASKTATILPARNNEIKSEFARNLRSSFNGASSSASSQIGNCVDYALNGRRLRQRQNNDKLPPPDPQPQKKGSVPSSPKCSPVKQSAPDISLDDLKSSVNIYFGAANRIAAGEKFVIRAKRIGPNGQTQYLIEWEGLNT
- the LOC122565570 gene encoding polycomb protein Pcl isoform X1, with protein sequence MSEPEESLAAPDSTTREQKLGFSHGDDVLLQHKDGKYYLGTVVEVDLAREKCLVKFMDNTSAWSSVKELTKLSMPDSDVMCVLCKKSQPKTDNDIIVCDKCGRGYHQLCHQPQILKEETAAEAHWMCKRCIDSQPRAREVVEPKTSMVKASIRKVCSGRDQPQPPPDDMTKLPYDPNMLNWDAHHRVNAEQIYCYCGLNGEWYTQMLQCARCKQWFHEKCVSCLTYPLYSGDRFYVFVCSMCNYGKEFVRRLELKWVDLVHLMLYNLTVYNAKKYYDLDTVIVPYANDNWNTLQLPPRIRDVSAQIRRESILAILTNNRNRFKCGREIKKRTTIWGLRVRLPPPCPIVNLPATGVIDDSVLRRCWGANKRLQYLPPPTGPISLPESTKQLTALKQSTAENLEIPVNPSDVVMRGTIYQNSEAEQSSCPSPSPPSQSTQSLRERYIGGGFVKKSFPFPKLSLQRRRRLMALGSSRERMLRKHKKREKSDGVLSKAQGVREARYRKARKLLKNAIAKSKSRNSETSDLPPTPPTSVSGPPTPPATTSGISELSVPSSVELMHPLPPSTPADTSGDETSSRGTLDSFIPPPKDFEGKNNPFRNLSDLLGTPGNHLTQTNSSTPSPYNQCPITLPLPLTPVISQPPVVRPAKRQLSEKDIIIDRNGQVKRRRQHRRGRPSQQQIQQQYQHTASKTATILPARNNEIKSEFARNLRSSFNGASSSASSQIGNCVDYALNGRRLRQRQNNDKLPPPDPQPQKKGSVPSSPKCSPVKQSAPDISLDDLKSSVNIYFGAANRIAAGEKFVIRAKRIGPNGQTQYLIEWEGLNT